A single genomic interval of Streptomyces sp. 1222.5 harbors:
- a CDS encoding ABC transporter permease codes for MFRFLVRRVLGALVILLIISAVTFWLFYAIPRDPAMMSCGKNCTPDMLKQVRHNLGIDHPVPVQYWYWLKGIFVGRSYGDFGDCSAPCLGYSFANREPVLGTILDRLPLTLSLAFGAAVVFLVFGVGAGMIAALKQGKWQDKAASSASLVGSSLQIYFVGYIAMYFLVFKLGILDNPSYTPITEDPASWASGLLLPWLVLAIIFTANYTRMARSQLVEQLTEDYVRTARAKGLSRRNVFFRFAWRGAMGPIVTIFGVDLGTLIGGAIITESVFSLQGVGRLALDAVNKSDLPMVLGVTLLSAGAIVIFNIIVDAVYALIDPRIRLA; via the coding sequence ATGTTCCGCTTCCTTGTCCGCCGAGTCCTCGGCGCGCTGGTCATCCTGTTGATCATCAGCGCAGTCACCTTCTGGCTCTTCTACGCCATCCCGCGTGACCCCGCCATGATGTCCTGCGGCAAGAACTGCACGCCTGACATGCTCAAGCAGGTGCGGCACAACCTGGGCATCGACCACCCGGTCCCGGTCCAGTACTGGTACTGGCTGAAGGGCATCTTCGTCGGACGCAGCTACGGCGACTTCGGCGACTGCAGCGCGCCGTGCCTCGGCTACTCGTTCGCCAACCGCGAGCCCGTCCTCGGCACGATCCTGGACCGGCTTCCGCTGACGCTCTCCCTCGCCTTCGGCGCGGCCGTGGTCTTCCTCGTCTTCGGCGTCGGCGCCGGCATGATCGCCGCCCTCAAGCAGGGCAAGTGGCAGGACAAGGCGGCCAGCTCCGCCTCGCTGGTCGGCTCCTCGCTGCAGATCTACTTCGTCGGGTACATCGCGATGTACTTCCTCGTGTTCAAGCTCGGCATCCTCGACAACCCGTCGTACACGCCGATCACCGAGGACCCGGCGTCGTGGGCCTCCGGCCTGCTGCTGCCGTGGCTGGTCCTCGCGATCATCTTCACCGCGAACTACACGCGTATGGCCCGCTCCCAGCTCGTGGAGCAGCTCACCGAGGACTACGTCCGCACGGCCCGCGCCAAGGGTCTCTCCCGCCGCAACGTCTTCTTCCGCTTCGCCTGGCGTGGCGCGATGGGCCCGATCGTCACCATCTTCGGTGTCGACCTGGGCACCCTGATCGGCGGCGCGATCATCACCGAGTCCGTCTTCAGCCTCCAGGGCGTGGGCCGGCTCGCGCTCGACGCCGTGAACAAGAGCGACCTGCCCATGGTGCTCGGCGTCACCCTCCTGTCGGCCGGCGCGATCGTGATCTTCAACATCATCGTGGACGCCGTCTACGCCCTCATCGACCCGCGGATCCGGCTCGCCTGA
- a CDS encoding ABC transporter ATP-binding protein, with protein sequence MTSTDQQPFLSIRDLKVHFSTEDGIVKAVDGLSFDLIKGKTLGIVGESGSGKSVTNLTILGLHDRDRTAIEGEILLDGKELLTATEKELERLRGNKMSMIFQDALASLSPYHTIGTQIGETYRKHTGCSRSEARKRAIEMLRRVGIPQPDMRVDDYPHQFSGGMRQRAMIAMALVCDPELLIADEPTTALDVTVQAQIMDLLKDLQQEFGTAIIFITHDLGVIADIADDVLVMYGGRCVERGTKKEVLGDPQHPYTVGLLNSMPSLNGSVDVPLTPIPGSPPSLLNPPTGCRFHPRCAFAEKVEGGLCSTERPLLEVLEGRGSACHLTPEQKQELFADFAATPHN encoded by the coding sequence GTGACGAGCACCGATCAGCAGCCGTTCCTCTCCATCAGGGACCTCAAGGTCCACTTCTCCACCGAGGACGGCATCGTCAAGGCCGTCGACGGGCTCAGCTTCGACCTGATCAAGGGCAAGACCCTCGGCATCGTGGGTGAGTCGGGCTCGGGCAAGTCCGTGACGAACCTGACGATCCTGGGCCTGCACGACCGCGACCGCACCGCCATCGAGGGCGAGATCCTCCTCGACGGCAAGGAGCTGCTCACGGCCACCGAGAAGGAGCTGGAGCGGCTCCGCGGCAACAAGATGTCCATGATCTTCCAGGACGCGCTGGCCTCGCTGTCGCCGTACCACACCATCGGTACGCAGATCGGCGAGACCTACCGCAAGCACACGGGCTGCTCCAGGTCCGAGGCCCGCAAGCGCGCGATCGAGATGCTGCGCCGGGTCGGCATCCCGCAGCCGGACATGCGGGTCGACGACTACCCGCACCAGTTCTCCGGCGGTATGCGCCAGCGCGCGATGATCGCGATGGCGCTGGTGTGCGACCCCGAGCTGCTGATCGCGGACGAGCCGACGACCGCGCTGGACGTGACCGTGCAGGCCCAGATCATGGACCTGCTCAAGGACCTCCAGCAGGAGTTCGGCACCGCCATCATCTTCATCACCCACGACCTCGGCGTCATCGCCGACATCGCGGACGACGTCCTGGTGATGTACGGCGGCCGGTGCGTGGAGCGCGGCACGAAGAAGGAGGTGCTGGGCGACCCGCAGCACCCCTACACGGTGGGCCTGCTCAACTCGATGCCCAGCCTGAACGGGTCGGTGGACGTCCCGCTGACGCCCATCCCGGGCTCGCCGCCCTCGCTGCTCAACCCGCCGACCGGTTGCCGCTTCCACCCTCGCTGCGCCTTCGCGGAGAAGGTGGAGGGCGGTCTGTGCTCCACCGAGCGCCCCCTGCTCGAGGTCCTGGAGGGCCGTGGCTCCGCGTGCCACCTCACGCCGGAGCAGAAGCAGGAACTCTTCGCCGACTTCGCCGCGACCCCGCACAACTGA
- a CDS encoding ABC transporter ATP-binding protein — translation MSNTNPLLDVSGLTKHFPIKGGFPIRRTVGAVQAVDGLDFQVGEGESLGLVGESGCGKSTTGRLITRLMEPTAGKISYRGQDITHAGRKDLAPIRSEIQMIFQDPYASLNPRHTVGKIISGPMEINDVNPAGGREKRVRELLEIVGLNPEHYNRFPHEFSGGQRQRIGVARALALEPKLIVADEPVSALDVSIQAQVVNLLQKVQNELGIAFVFIAHDLAIVRHFSQRVAVMYLGKIVEIADREDLYDNPRHPYTRALLSAVPEATVDEEPRERIRLTGDVPSPINPPSGCRFRTRCWKATEKCATEAPPLVQVDGNKPGHLTACHYPETADLIPAQRLSKDPEAAA, via the coding sequence ATGAGCAACACGAACCCCCTCCTGGACGTCTCCGGGCTGACCAAGCACTTCCCGATCAAGGGCGGCTTCCCGATCCGCCGTACCGTCGGCGCCGTCCAGGCCGTCGACGGCCTGGACTTCCAGGTCGGCGAGGGCGAGAGCCTGGGCCTCGTCGGCGAGTCCGGCTGCGGCAAGTCGACCACCGGCCGGCTGATCACCCGGCTGATGGAGCCCACGGCGGGCAAGATCAGCTACCGCGGGCAGGACATCACGCACGCGGGCCGCAAGGACCTGGCGCCGATCCGGTCCGAGATCCAGATGATCTTCCAGGACCCGTACGCCTCGCTGAACCCGCGGCACACGGTCGGCAAGATCATCTCCGGCCCGATGGAGATCAACGACGTCAACCCGGCCGGCGGCCGCGAGAAGCGCGTGCGCGAGCTGCTGGAGATCGTCGGTCTCAACCCGGAGCACTACAACCGGTTCCCGCACGAGTTCTCCGGTGGCCAGCGTCAGCGCATCGGTGTGGCCCGCGCGCTCGCCCTGGAGCCGAAGCTGATCGTCGCCGACGAGCCGGTCTCCGCACTCGACGTGTCGATCCAGGCCCAGGTCGTCAACCTGCTCCAGAAGGTGCAGAACGAACTCGGCATCGCGTTCGTGTTCATCGCTCACGACCTCGCGATCGTGCGGCACTTCTCACAGCGCGTCGCGGTCATGTACCTGGGTAAGATCGTCGAGATAGCAGACCGCGAGGACCTGTACGACAACCCGCGCCACCCGTACACGCGGGCCCTGCTGTCCGCCGTGCCCGAGGCCACGGTGGACGAGGAGCCCCGTGAGCGCATCCGCCTGACCGGTGACGTGCCGTCGCCGATCAACCCGCCCTCCGGCTGCCGTTTCCGTACCCGCTGCTGGAAGGCGACGGAGAAGTGCGCGACCGAGGCACCGCCGCTGGTCCAGGTGGACGGCAACAAGCCGGGCCACCTGACGGCCTGCCACTACCCGGAGACGGCGGACCTCATCCCGGCGCAGCGCCTGTCCAAGGACCCCGAGGCGGCGGCCTGA
- a CDS encoding trans-aconitate 2-methyltransferase: MVDHSFADLSLAALYDGLNPWGPSDDFYLGLVRDARSVLDIGCGTGRLLRQARSEGHEGRLMGLDPAAAMLVQARRARPDVEWVLGDTRVRRWEADFDLVVMTGHAFQALVRDQDIRHCLGGVRAALADDGRFVFETRNPAARGWERWTPERVHSITADDGTPVRVWHEVQDEDPERGLVRFTETFSGDGWPAPRVSRTTLRFLDAETLEGFLTEAGLAVVEQYGDWSRGPLTPTAPEIITVVGRA, encoded by the coding sequence GTGGTAGATCACTCGTTCGCCGATCTCTCGCTCGCCGCACTGTACGACGGCCTCAATCCCTGGGGGCCGAGTGACGACTTCTACCTCGGTCTGGTGAGAGACGCCCGCTCCGTGCTGGACATCGGCTGTGGCACCGGGCGGCTGCTGCGGCAGGCCCGGTCCGAGGGGCACGAGGGCCGGCTGATGGGACTCGACCCGGCCGCCGCCATGCTCGTCCAGGCGCGCCGGGCCCGGCCCGACGTCGAGTGGGTGCTCGGGGACACGCGGGTACGGCGGTGGGAGGCGGACTTCGACCTCGTCGTGATGACCGGGCACGCCTTCCAGGCGCTGGTCCGCGACCAGGACATCCGGCACTGCCTCGGCGGCGTCCGCGCGGCCCTCGCGGACGACGGGAGGTTCGTGTTCGAGACCCGGAACCCGGCCGCCCGCGGCTGGGAGCGGTGGACTCCGGAGCGGGTGCACTCCATCACCGCCGACGACGGCACACCGGTGCGGGTGTGGCACGAGGTGCAGGACGAGGACCCGGAGCGGGGCCTGGTGCGGTTCACGGAGACCTTCTCCGGCGACGGCTGGCCGGCCCCCAGGGTCAGCCGCACCACCCTGCGCTTCCTGGACGCCGAGACCCTGGAGGGCTTCCTCACGGAGGCCGGCCTGGCGGTCGTCGAACAGTACGGCGACTGGAGCCGGGGCCCCCTCACCCCGACCGCCCCCGAGATCATCACAGTGGTCGGCCGGGCCTAG
- a CDS encoding ankyrin repeat domain-containing protein gives MNRRQRKKLSRRLFDAILSGDPARVRSLLRSGADPEQADRDGATPLYLASVNGEAGIVRLLLAAGACPDTESGGPGTDGTPLCAAACWGYTETVRALLEHGADPGLREDRGTGRAPLDWALAGPHPGTAGLLAAAGAVAGAP, from the coding sequence ATGAACCGACGGCAGCGCAAGAAACTCTCCCGGCGGCTGTTCGACGCGATCCTGTCGGGCGACCCGGCCCGGGTGCGCTCGCTGCTGCGATCCGGCGCGGATCCCGAGCAGGCCGACCGGGACGGTGCGACTCCCCTTTACCTGGCGTCCGTCAACGGGGAGGCCGGGATCGTGCGCCTGCTCCTGGCGGCCGGTGCGTGCCCGGACACCGAGAGCGGCGGGCCCGGCACGGACGGGACACCCCTGTGCGCGGCCGCGTGCTGGGGGTACACCGAGACCGTGCGCGCGTTGCTGGAGCACGGAGCGGATCCGGGCCTGCGTGAGGATCGCGGAACCGGCCGCGCCCCGCTGGACTGGGCGCTCGCCGGCCCCCATCCCGGAACCGCCGGACTGCTGGCCGCGGCGGGAGCGGTGGCCGGAGCTCCCTAG
- a CDS encoding glycosyltransferase family 39 protein: MNCRSPRPRFRLPLWLIPLPWTVGLGVWGLSRQHSVWRDEAATWMAAQRSLPELEHLLGQVDAVHGLYYLLMHGLFSCFGPSITTLRLPSVLAMAVAASCVTAVGHRLAGAGAGVGAGLAFGLLPAVQFSLQDGRPYAFVCAGAAISTLLLVDVLQGRGRTGHWVAYGGTVLVCALLNWLSLLILPAHLATVVWTGAGRGTRTRWAVTAWAVVAGALPLILFSRGQAHQVAWIPPLTRHTLIGPAVLLTLGGLLALPGRPRAGRLSVAAVGLPLLAVPLLGLIGVSLVRPLYQERYVLFAMLGLALLIGGALAAATRSAARRHPGAARWLVPVAVVTALAALSPQLLATRSPASRVDDVLAVAGDVRKLKRTGDAVLFIPADRRDTAQVSPDDFAGLRDIALVRDPVEAGNLKGEEAPPHRIRAAMLTQRRILLVTDAPEVAPPVSAERDRAKTAVLRRYFTAVADERVRGRRVTVYARRP, from the coding sequence ATGAACTGCCGTTCGCCCCGACCCCGCTTCCGGCTGCCCTTATGGCTGATCCCGCTGCCCTGGACCGTCGGTCTGGGTGTGTGGGGACTGTCCCGGCAGCACAGCGTGTGGCGGGACGAGGCCGCGACCTGGATGGCGGCCCAGCGGTCCCTGCCCGAACTCGAGCACCTGCTGGGGCAGGTCGACGCCGTGCACGGGCTGTACTACCTGCTGATGCACGGGCTGTTCAGCTGCTTCGGGCCGAGCATCACGACCCTCAGGCTGCCCTCCGTACTGGCCATGGCCGTGGCCGCGTCCTGTGTCACGGCCGTCGGCCACCGACTGGCCGGTGCCGGCGCCGGTGTCGGCGCCGGGCTGGCGTTCGGGCTCCTTCCCGCCGTGCAGTTCTCCCTCCAGGACGGCCGCCCGTACGCGTTCGTGTGCGCGGGGGCGGCGATCTCGACGCTGCTTCTCGTCGACGTGCTCCAGGGGCGCGGACGGACCGGGCACTGGGTGGCGTACGGCGGCACGGTGCTGGTCTGCGCGCTGCTGAACTGGCTGTCGCTGCTGATCCTGCCCGCCCATCTGGCGACGGTGGTGTGGACGGGGGCCGGGCGCGGGACCCGGACGCGCTGGGCGGTCACCGCGTGGGCCGTGGTCGCGGGTGCGCTGCCGCTGATCCTGTTCAGCCGGGGTCAGGCACACCAGGTGGCCTGGATACCGCCGCTGACCCGGCACACGCTGATCGGCCCGGCCGTCCTGCTGACGCTCGGCGGTCTCCTCGCCCTGCCGGGCCGGCCGCGGGCGGGCCGTCTGTCGGTGGCGGCCGTCGGACTGCCGCTGCTGGCAGTGCCGTTGCTCGGCCTGATCGGTGTGTCCCTGGTCCGGCCGCTGTATCAGGAGCGCTATGTCCTGTTCGCCATGCTGGGCCTGGCGCTGCTGATCGGAGGGGCGCTGGCGGCGGCGACCCGGTCGGCGGCCCGCCGACATCCGGGCGCCGCGCGCTGGCTCGTCCCGGTGGCGGTCGTGACGGCGCTGGCGGCGCTGTCACCGCAGTTGCTGGCCACGCGGTCCCCGGCCAGCCGCGTGGACGACGTCCTCGCGGTGGCCGGGGACGTCCGGAAGCTGAAGAGGACCGGGGACGCTGTCCTCTTCATCCCCGCGGACCGGCGCGACACCGCCCAGGTCTCCCCCGACGACTTCGCCGGGCTCCGGGACATCGCGCTCGTCAGGGACCCCGTGGAAGCCGGGAACCTCAAGGGCGAGGAGGCCCCGCCGCACCGTATCCGGGCCGCCATGCTGACGCAGCGCCGCATCCTGCTGGTCACCGACGCACCGGAGGTGGCCCCGCCGGTGTCCGCCGAGCGGGACCGGGCGAAGACCGCCGTACTGCGGCGGTACTTCACCGCGGTGGCGGATGAGCGGGTCCGCGGCCGGCGGGTCACGGTGTACGCGCGTCGCCCGTGA
- a CDS encoding ABC transporter ATP-binding protein, with product MKEDLVLPVPREQSTGADGEPLLKVAGLTKHFPVKGGFPIRRTIGAVQAVDGIDLTVHAGESFGLVGESGCGKSTTGRLITRLMEPTSGSISYRGRDISHASRSQLAPIRSEIQMIFQDPYSSLNPRQTVGKIISGPMEINDINPAGGREKRVRELLEIVGLNPEHYNRFPHEFSGGQRQRIGVARALALEPKLIVADEPVSALDVSIQAQVVNLLQKVQNELGIAFLFIAHDLAVVRHFSQRVAVMYLGKIIEVGDRDSIYTRPRHPYTHALLSAVPEVSLEVGGAPARERIRLAGDVPSPISPPSGCRFRTRCWKAQDKCATDEPPLVQIAGNRAGHLTACHFPEEPTIEARDEDIVLDPALAALEEGTSQAAPAEDA from the coding sequence ATGAAAGAGGACCTGGTCCTCCCGGTCCCGCGGGAGCAGAGCACCGGCGCGGACGGGGAGCCGCTGCTGAAGGTCGCGGGGCTCACCAAGCACTTCCCGGTGAAGGGCGGCTTCCCGATCCGCCGCACGATCGGCGCGGTGCAGGCCGTGGACGGCATCGACCTGACCGTGCACGCGGGCGAGAGCTTCGGCCTGGTCGGCGAGTCGGGCTGCGGCAAGTCGACCACCGGCCGGCTGATCACCCGGCTGATGGAGCCGACCAGCGGTTCGATCAGCTACCGCGGCCGGGACATCAGTCACGCCTCGCGCAGCCAACTGGCGCCGATCCGGTCCGAGATCCAGATGATCTTCCAGGACCCGTACTCGTCGCTGAACCCGCGGCAGACGGTCGGCAAGATCATCTCCGGCCCGATGGAGATCAACGACATCAACCCGGCCGGCGGCCGCGAGAAGCGCGTGCGCGAGCTGCTGGAGATCGTCGGTCTCAACCCGGAGCACTACAACCGGTTCCCGCACGAGTTCTCCGGTGGCCAGCGTCAGCGCATCGGTGTGGCCCGCGCGCTCGCCCTGGAGCCGAAGCTGATCGTCGCCGACGAGCCGGTCTCCGCACTCGACGTGTCGATCCAGGCCCAGGTCGTCAACCTGCTCCAGAAGGTGCAGAACGAACTCGGCATCGCGTTCCTCTTCATCGCCCACGACCTGGCGGTGGTACGGCACTTCTCGCAGCGCGTGGCCGTCATGTACCTCGGCAAGATCATCGAGGTGGGTGACCGCGACTCCATCTACACCCGGCCGCGCCACCCGTACACCCACGCCCTGCTCTCCGCCGTCCCCGAGGTGAGCCTGGAGGTGGGCGGAGCGCCGGCACGCGAGCGCATCCGGCTGGCCGGCGACGTGCCGTCCCCCATCTCCCCGCCCTCCGGCTGCCGGTTCCGCACCCGCTGCTGGAAGGCGCAGGACAAGTGCGCCACGGACGAGCCGCCGCTGGTGCAGATCGCCGGCAACCGCGCCGGTCACCTGACGGCCTGCCACTTCCCGGAGGAGCCGACGATCGAGGCCCGTGACGAGGACATCGTCCTGGACCCGGCGCTGGCGGCACTGGAGGAGGGGACCTCGCAGGCGGCGCCCGCCGAGGACGCGTAG
- a CDS encoding ABC transporter ATP-binding protein codes for MTTLTKEAGAPIPAGTGPLLSVRDLHVSFKTEDGVVRAVDGLSFDLERGRTLGIVGESGSGKSVTNLTVLGLHNPMFTTVEGEILLDGQELTTARESELEKLRGNKVAMIFQDPLTALSPYYTVGRQIAEPYMKHTGASKKQAWERAVEMLGKVGIPHPRERAKDYPHQFSGGMRQRAMIAMALVCDPDLLIADEPTTALDVTVQAQILDLLKDLQQEFGSGIVFITHDLGVIADMADDIMVMYAGGAVEQGTTDEVLRAPQHPYTWGLLNSMPRLDSDLGAQLSPIPGAPPSLLNPPSGCRFHPRCAFQERVEGSGRCVKERPLLAPDRASACHLTADQKRTIFIEEIKPRLG; via the coding sequence GTGACCACTCTGACCAAGGAAGCCGGTGCTCCGATCCCGGCCGGCACCGGGCCCTTGCTCTCGGTGCGGGACCTGCACGTGAGCTTCAAGACCGAGGACGGCGTCGTACGGGCCGTGGACGGGCTCTCCTTCGACCTGGAGCGCGGCCGCACCCTCGGCATCGTGGGCGAGTCCGGCTCGGGCAAGTCGGTGACGAACCTGACCGTCCTCGGCCTGCACAACCCCATGTTCACCACGGTCGAGGGCGAGATCCTGCTGGACGGGCAGGAGCTGACCACGGCCCGCGAGTCGGAACTGGAGAAGCTGCGCGGCAACAAGGTCGCCATGATCTTCCAGGACCCGCTCACCGCGCTCTCCCCTTACTACACCGTGGGCCGGCAGATCGCCGAGCCGTACATGAAGCACACCGGGGCCTCGAAGAAGCAGGCCTGGGAGCGGGCCGTGGAGATGCTCGGCAAGGTCGGCATCCCCCACCCCCGGGAGCGGGCGAAGGACTACCCGCACCAGTTCTCCGGCGGTATGCGCCAGCGCGCGATGATCGCGATGGCGCTGGTGTGCGACCCGGACCTGCTGATCGCGGACGAGCCGACGACCGCGCTGGACGTGACCGTGCAGGCCCAGATTCTGGACCTGCTCAAGGACCTCCAGCAGGAGTTCGGTTCGGGCATCGTCTTCATCACCCACGACCTGGGGGTGATCGCCGACATGGCCGACGACATCATGGTGATGTACGCGGGCGGCGCGGTGGAGCAGGGCACGACCGACGAGGTGCTGCGCGCGCCCCAGCACCCCTACACCTGGGGCCTGCTGAACTCGATGCCGCGCCTCGACTCCGACCTCGGCGCCCAGCTGTCCCCGATCCCCGGCGCCCCGCCTTCGCTGCTCAACCCGCCGTCCGGCTGCCGCTTCCATCCCCGCTGCGCCTTCCAGGAGCGGGTGGAGGGCTCGGGCCGCTGTGTGAAGGAGCGCCCGCTGCTGGCCCCCGACCGCGCGTCGGCCTGTCACCTCACCGCCGACCAGAAGCGGACCATCTTCATCGAGGAGATCAAGCCCCGACTGGGCTAG
- a CDS encoding ABC transporter permease, whose translation MLRFLVRRIIGAVVILFLLSIVTFVLFFGVPRDPALLMCGKTCNPDSIANIHHVLGLDKSIPEQYGIFLHNLVLGSDQFAQGPCPAPCFGYSYHTNEQVWGTLMDRLPTTVSLTLGAAVCFLVVGLGTGLLAAWRRGTMIDKTATAGAMVISSLQIYFLGPLALAILVYQTHWFDKPAYNEFTQDTVAWFSGLIIPWVVLSTIFAAQYTRMSRSSMIEQLQEEHVRTARAKGMSRRYVFFRYAWRGSLIPIVTIFGIDLGALLGGAIITEFTFGLPGLGQLAVQSVFFSDLPLLVGVMLFSASMILLFNIIVDAAYAFIDPRVRLA comes from the coding sequence ATGCTGCGCTTCCTCGTCCGCCGGATCATCGGTGCCGTCGTCATTCTGTTCCTGCTGAGCATCGTCACGTTCGTGCTGTTCTTCGGGGTGCCCCGGGACCCGGCGCTGTTGATGTGCGGCAAGACCTGCAACCCGGACAGCATCGCGAACATCCACCACGTGCTCGGCCTGGACAAATCCATCCCCGAGCAGTACGGGATCTTCCTGCACAATCTCGTCCTGGGCAGCGACCAGTTCGCCCAGGGCCCGTGCCCGGCACCGTGCTTCGGCTACTCGTACCACACCAACGAGCAGGTCTGGGGCACGCTGATGGACCGCCTGCCCACCACCGTCTCGCTCACCCTGGGTGCGGCCGTGTGCTTCCTTGTCGTCGGTCTCGGAACCGGCCTGCTCGCCGCCTGGCGGCGCGGCACCATGATCGACAAGACGGCCACCGCGGGTGCCATGGTCATCAGTTCCCTGCAGATCTACTTCCTCGGCCCGCTGGCCCTGGCGATCCTCGTCTACCAGACGCACTGGTTCGACAAGCCGGCCTACAACGAGTTCACCCAGGACACCGTGGCCTGGTTCTCGGGTCTGATCATTCCCTGGGTGGTCCTCTCCACGATCTTCGCGGCGCAGTACACCCGTATGTCGCGCTCCTCGATGATCGAACAGCTCCAGGAGGAACACGTCCGCACCGCCCGCGCGAAGGGCATGTCCCGGCGGTACGTCTTCTTCCGCTACGCCTGGCGCGGTTCGCTGATCCCGATCGTCACCATCTTCGGCATCGACCTCGGCGCCCTGCTCGGCGGCGCGATCATCACCGAGTTCACCTTCGGCCTGCCGGGCCTCGGGCAGCTCGCCGTGCAGTCCGTGTTCTTCAGCGACCTGCCGCTGCTGGTCGGCGTGATGCTGTTCTCCGCCAGCATGATCCTGCTGTTCAACATCATCGTCGACGCCGCGTACGCCTTCATCGACCCGCGCGTGCGGCTGGCCTAG
- a CDS encoding ABC transporter substrate-binding protein, with protein MSRGGRHAYGALSVLAAGALVLTGCSKGGSDGGTDGKKDKENAQRQQASIKFGDAAASTGPAADVPGAKTGGTMEVLQRDSYAHLDPAQIYVSDEGSLASLLHRGLTGYKATSNDGSKHEVVGDLATDSGTTTDGGKTWKYTLKDGIKFQDGSPITSKDVRHSVERLFASFVNQGPTYLQQWLADKPGTEYRKLLKDGPYKGKHLPSSVLETPDDKTIIFHFKTPHPDLPYAMAMAGYAVVSEKGDTKVKYDKAPVVTGPYKIQSFKSGKSMVLVKNTNWDPKTDPIRHQYVDRFNITFNQQYETSTKALLADSGADRAGVSFNNQVDAGNLSQVLRDTKMKSRTVSGYQPYVGQMNINMSHPAMKDKTIREAIAYALPITPFVRAYGGTDAMEVAGGLISPTVSGYDAAFDPWGKKKKPAGDPAKAKELLKKAGKLNMKLTFGYINTPEGQQYSTAMAAGLKKAGFNVQRQEIPAETYYDQVSKLNNNYDIFHTAWGADWPSSSTVIPPLYDGRVIADGAQNYSQVNDPKVNSEIDRINQITDPVKSAAEWEKLDQYLVKDVVNVVPTAYYKQTQIAGSKVGGLVYDDVLGGIDPRRLYIK; from the coding sequence ATGAGTAGGGGCGGACGCCACGCATACGGCGCACTCTCCGTGCTCGCGGCCGGAGCTCTTGTGCTCACCGGTTGCAGCAAGGGCGGCAGCGACGGCGGCACCGACGGCAAGAAGGACAAGGAGAACGCCCAGCGTCAGCAGGCGTCCATCAAGTTCGGCGACGCGGCGGCCTCCACGGGCCCGGCCGCGGACGTGCCCGGCGCCAAGACCGGCGGCACGATGGAGGTGCTGCAGCGAGACAGCTACGCCCACCTCGACCCGGCGCAGATCTACGTCTCCGACGAGGGTTCGCTCGCCTCGCTGCTGCACCGCGGCCTGACCGGTTACAAGGCCACGAGCAACGACGGCAGCAAGCACGAGGTGGTCGGTGACCTCGCCACCGACTCCGGCACCACCACCGACGGCGGCAAGACCTGGAAGTACACGCTGAAGGACGGCATCAAGTTCCAGGACGGGTCCCCGATCACGTCCAAGGACGTCCGGCACAGCGTCGAGCGGCTCTTCGCGTCGTTCGTCAACCAGGGTCCGACCTACCTCCAGCAGTGGCTGGCCGACAAGCCGGGCACCGAGTACCGCAAGCTCCTCAAGGACGGCCCGTACAAGGGCAAGCACCTGCCGAGCTCCGTCCTGGAGACGCCGGACGACAAGACGATCATCTTCCACTTCAAGACGCCGCACCCCGACCTGCCCTACGCCATGGCGATGGCGGGCTACGCGGTCGTCTCGGAGAAGGGCGACACCAAGGTCAAGTACGACAAGGCACCGGTGGTGACCGGCCCGTACAAGATCCAGTCGTTCAAGTCCGGCAAGTCGATGGTGCTGGTCAAGAACACCAACTGGGACCCGAAGACGGACCCGATCCGCCACCAGTACGTGGACCGGTTCAACATCACGTTCAACCAGCAGTACGAGACGTCCACCAAGGCCCTGCTCGCCGACAGCGGCGCGGACCGGGCCGGCGTCAGCTTCAACAACCAGGTCGACGCGGGCAACCTGTCCCAGGTGCTGCGTGACACGAAGATGAAGTCGCGCACGGTCTCCGGCTACCAGCCGTACGTGGGCCAGATGAACATCAACATGAGCCACCCGGCCATGAAGGACAAGACGATCCGCGAGGCGATCGCCTATGCCCTGCCGATCACCCCGTTCGTCCGCGCCTACGGCGGCACCGACGCCATGGAGGTCGCGGGCGGCCTGATCTCCCCGACCGTCTCCGGCTACGACGCGGCGTTCGACCCGTGGGGCAAGAAGAAGAAGCCCGCCGGTGACCCGGCCAAGGCCAAGGAGCTGCTGAAGAAGGCCGGCAAGCTCAACATGAAGCTGACCTTCGGCTACATCAACACCCCCGAGGGCCAGCAGTACTCCACCGCCATGGCGGCGGGCCTGAAGAAGGCCGGCTTCAACGTCCAGCGCCAGGAGATCCCGGCCGAGACCTACTACGACCAGGTCTCCAAGCTGAACAACAACTACGACATCTTCCACACCGCGTGGGGTGCCGACTGGCCGTCCTCCTCGACAGTGATCCCGCCGCTGTACGACGGCCGCGTGATCGCCGACGGTGCGCAGAACTACTCGCAGGTCAACGACCCCAAGGTCAACAGCGAGATCGACCGGATCAACCAGATCACCGACCCGGTCAAGTCCGCCGCCGAGTGGGAGAAGCTCGACCAGTACCTCGTCAAGGACGTCGTGAACGTCGTCCCGACCGCGTACTACAAGCAGACCCAGATCGCCGGCTCGAAGGTCGGCGGGCTCGTCTACGACGACGTGCTCGGCGGTATCGACCCGCGTCGCCTCTACATCAAGTAA